One window from the genome of Chroogloeocystis siderophila 5.2 s.c.1 encodes:
- the ureC gene encoding urease subunit alpha, producing the protein MSYRMDRRAYAETFGPTVGDRVRLADTELIIEVEQDLTTYGDEVKFGGGKVIRDGMGQSPVANADGAVDVVITNALILDWWGIVKADIGIKDGKIFKIGKAGNPYIQDNVDIIIGPGTEAIASEGMILTAGGIDAHIHFICPQQIETAIASGVTTMIGGGTGPATGTNATTCTPGPWNIYRMLQAADAFPVNLGFLGKGNSSQPQGLVEQLQAGAMGLKLHEDWGTTPAAIDVCLSVADEYDVQVAIHTDTLNEAGFVEDTIAAFKNRVIHTYHTEGAGGGHAPDIIKVCGEANVLPSSTNPTRPYTLNTLDEHLDMLMVCHHLDPGIAEDVAFAESRIRRETIAAEDILHDLGAFSMISSDSQAMGRVGEVIIRTWQTAHKMKEQRGSLAEDTAANDNFRAKRYVAKYTINPAIAHGISEYVGSVEEGKLADLCLWRPAFFGVKPEIVIKGGAIAYAQMGDANASIPTPQPVHMRPMFASFGGAIATTSLTFVSQAAKDLGISQQLNLQKNIVAVSGTRQLSKREMKLNDFLPHIEVDPETYEVKANGELLTCEPATTLPLAQRYFLF; encoded by the coding sequence ATGAGTTATCGCATGGATCGTCGTGCTTACGCTGAGACATTTGGTCCGACAGTAGGCGATCGCGTGCGACTTGCAGATACCGAATTGATTATCGAAGTCGAACAAGACCTGACAACCTACGGTGATGAAGTCAAATTTGGCGGTGGTAAAGTGATTCGCGATGGTATGGGACAATCGCCAGTAGCGAATGCGGATGGTGCGGTCGATGTTGTGATTACAAATGCGTTAATTCTCGATTGGTGGGGAATCGTTAAAGCTGATATTGGCATTAAAGACGGCAAGATTTTCAAAATTGGCAAAGCGGGAAATCCTTACATTCAAGACAACGTAGATATCATTATTGGTCCTGGTACAGAAGCGATCGCCTCAGAAGGAATGATCCTCACGGCTGGCGGAATTGACGCGCACATTCACTTTATTTGTCCGCAACAGATTGAAACCGCGATCGCTTCTGGAGTCACGACAATGATCGGCGGCGGAACAGGTCCAGCGACAGGAACAAATGCGACAACTTGCACGCCAGGACCGTGGAATATTTACCGAATGCTGCAAGCTGCGGATGCCTTTCCAGTTAATTTAGGCTTTTTAGGGAAAGGAAATAGCAGTCAGCCGCAAGGACTTGTCGAACAATTACAAGCAGGTGCAATGGGCTTAAAACTTCATGAGGATTGGGGAACAACTCCCGCCGCGATTGATGTTTGCCTAAGTGTTGCCGATGAATACGACGTGCAAGTCGCGATTCACACTGATACACTCAACGAAGCCGGATTTGTCGAAGATACGATCGCCGCTTTCAAAAACCGTGTGATTCATACTTATCATACCGAGGGTGCGGGTGGCGGTCATGCACCAGATATCATCAAAGTTTGTGGAGAAGCCAACGTTTTACCTTCTTCTACCAATCCTACACGCCCTTATACGCTAAATACGCTGGACGAACACTTAGATATGTTGATGGTATGCCATCACCTCGATCCAGGAATTGCGGAAGATGTGGCGTTTGCTGAGTCGCGAATTCGTCGCGAAACAATCGCAGCAGAGGACATATTACACGATCTTGGTGCGTTTAGCATGATTTCTTCTGACTCACAGGCAATGGGAAGAGTCGGAGAAGTGATTATTCGGACTTGGCAAACCGCGCACAAAATGAAAGAACAGCGCGGTTCCCTCGCGGAAGATACCGCAGCAAACGACAACTTTCGTGCCAAGCGCTATGTTGCTAAATATACGATTAACCCCGCGATCGCGCATGGGATTTCTGAATATGTCGGTTCCGTAGAAGAAGGGAAACTTGCGGATTTGTGTTTGTGGCGTCCGGCGTTTTTTGGTGTCAAGCCGGAGATTGTCATCAAAGGCGGGGCGATCGCTTATGCGCAGATGGGAGACGCAAACGCGAGTATCCCTACACCACAACCTGTACATATGCGTCCAATGTTTGCAAGTTTTGGTGGGGCAATCGCCACAACTTCGCTGACTTTTGTTTCACAAGCCGCAAAAGACTTAGGAATCTCTCAACAACTTAACTTACAAAAAAACATCGTTGCTGTGTCTGGGACTCGCCAGCTAAGCAAAAGAGAAATGAAATTAAATGACTTTTTGCCTCACATCGAAGTCGATCCAGAAACTTATGAAGTCAAGGCAAATGGTGAATTACTCACGTGCGAACCTGCAACAACTTTACCTTTAGCACAACGCTACTTTCTCTTCTAA
- a CDS encoding TM2 domain-containing protein, producing MQQVNSGVAYLLWCLCFLGICGGQRFYTGHMTSGLVYLFTFGFLGVGQLIDLAFIPSMVNRRNIYLRGLHAQQSLELNIGNIPRQQKFQANASPSTAHSPMQKLLLAAKKNGGQLSIAQAAMYTGLDPKEAKKLLQEAEKVGCAEICNDPVTGAIRYRFDI from the coding sequence ATGCAACAAGTAAACTCAGGCGTTGCTTACCTTTTATGGTGTTTGTGCTTTTTGGGAATTTGTGGAGGTCAAAGATTTTACACTGGTCACATGACCAGTGGTTTGGTTTATCTTTTCACATTCGGTTTTCTTGGTGTTGGTCAACTGATAGACCTAGCTTTCATTCCTAGCATGGTGAATCGGCGTAATATTTATCTACGAGGACTACACGCCCAACAATCGCTGGAGTTAAATATTGGCAATATTCCTCGTCAGCAAAAGTTTCAAGCAAATGCCTCACCTTCAACAGCACATAGTCCGATGCAAAAGTTACTGCTAGCAGCTAAAAAAAACGGCGGACAACTATCGATCGCACAAGCAGCTATGTACACTGGGCTAGACCCGAAAGAAGCAAAAAAACTACTGCAAGAAGCTGAAAAAGTAGGATGCGCTGAAATTTGCAACGATCCTGTAACAGGTGCAATTCGTTATCGGTTTGATATATGA